The sequence CATTATTACTAAAAATAAAGAACTCTTAAATACAGAATTAAGAATTTTTGCTTTAGTTAGGTTAGGTATAAATGATAGTGCTAAGATCTCTAAATTGTTAGGGAACTCTGTAACCACAATTTATAATTACAGAGTAAAGGTTAAAAACAAAGCGATAGTGGATAGAGAGAATTTTGATGACTACATAATGAGAATTGGAGATGTATAACAAAGAATATAGATTTTTTTTATCTATAAAGCACCTACTATTTTTTTAATAACATTTTAGTTAAGTAGTTGTAAATAAGAGTGTTGAATTAATGTAGTGTCTACCATTTTACTACTATGCGTAGGACGTACACTTTAACTTACCCAACTTTGTAATGTTCGATAGGGAAACCAGCTGACAATTGTAAATTTTACAATCCTTATTAAACATTTTTTTATAATCTATTTTGAACGACTTTAAGTTTATACTACGATGACTAGACTTACTACGTTTTTTTACTCCTCAGGCATATGGAGTACTTTTTTAATTATACTATTAACTTCTACAATATCATTTGCACAACGAAATATAAATGGTGTTGTAACAGATGAAGAAGGATCTCCAATACCAGGAGTTACAATTTTATTGAAAAATTCTAACAGCGGTACAACAACCGACTTCGATGGGCATTATAAAATACAAGTTGAGAACGCAAGTTCAATTTTAGTATTTAGTTATATAGGAATGCAAACTGAAGAGATTGTTGTAGCAAACCAGACGACAATTAATTTAAGCATGTTGGAAGACATGATGAAATTAGAAGAATTAGTTGTGATTGGTTACGGTACGCAGAGTAAAAAGGATGTAACGGGTTCTGTAAGTGTAATTGGAGCAGAAGACATGGAGTCTCGTCCTAATACACAAGTTGGATCTTTATTACAAGGTAAAGTTGCAGGTGTGCAAGTGCAAGCCTCTTCTGGAAAACCATCACAAGGAATATCAATGCGTATTCGTGGTACAAACTCTATTAACGCAGGTGCAGAACCGTTATATGTAGTAGACGGAGTTCCAACAACAGATACAAGATCAATAAGTCCTTCAGATATAGAAAGTGTTTCTGTATTGAAAGATGCATCAGCAGCAGCAATCTATGGAGCGCAAGGTGCAAACGGTGTTGTTTTGATTACCACTAAGAAAGGTACATCTTCTAAACCAACTGTATCATTAGATGTATATGGTGGTGTAAATGAAGTATGGAGAACACAAGAAGTCTTAAACGGTGAACAATACCGAGATTTAATGACTGAAATGGGTTATAATACAGATTGGAGTAAGTATCAAGAAAATACAGATTGGCAAAATGAGGTGTTCCAAACGGGATATACGCAAAATTATCAAGTAGCCATTTCAGGTAAATCAGATAAAACAAATTATTATGTTTCTGGTGGTTTTACAGGGGCACAAGGTGCTGTAAGAAGTTCTGAAATGAACAGAGCAAACTTTAAAGTAAATTTAGATCAAGAAGTTAATAATTGGTTTAAAGTTGGAACTAGAGTTTCTTATGTAGACTATAATGATGTTGATGTAAAAGATAATGCTGCTGTAAATCAAGGTGGTGTTCTTTTAGGAGCTTTAACCACTCCAGCAGTAATTGGCGTTTATAATGAAGATGGAACATTTACTTCTAACCCATTCCAAGATTGGGAAAATCCAATTGCGAGTACAGATGGTTCTAAAAGAGGGTTTAACAACAAAAGATTTCTAGGTAATTTTTATGCGGAGGTATCATTTTTAGATGCTTTTAAATTTAAATCAAATATTGGTATTGATAATAATACTGATAAATATGACTACTTCTTAGATCCATATAAAACATCTTATGGTAGAGCATTAAATGGGCAGTCGATTGTAAATCAGAATAACAACTCTTACTATATTTTTGATAACACACTATCATTCAATAAACTATTTAATAAACATAAAGTAGAAGCATTGGTGGGTGCAGTAGTTCAAAAATACCATTGGCAAAGTAGTAATATCGAAAGAAGAAATTTTGCATCTGATGCTATCACAACTCCAAACGGAGGGTCTGAAATTGCTGCAGCATCTGCAACAGAAGCAGAAAAGTCTAATGCATCTTTCTTAGGTAGAGTAAACTATGCTTTTAAAAATAAGTATTTACTTACAGCTAATATTCGTTTAGATGGATCTAGTGTATTTGGACCACAAAATAGATGGGGCGTTTTTCCTTCTTTCTCTGCAGGATGGAGAATATCTGAAGAGGCTTTCTTAGAAGATGTAGAATTTATTTCTGATCTGAAACTAAGAGCTGGATATGGTATTGTGGGTAACGATAACATAGGTACTTATGCTTATATGGGTAAGGTTGGTTCTGGAGCTAATTATCCAATTGGAGGTATTGCTCAGCCGGGTTCTTATCCAGCATCTATTGAAAATCAGAAGTTAAAGTGGGAAGAATCTGAGCAAACAAACATTGGTATTGATATCGGTTTAATCAATGATCGTGTAGAATTAACCGTTGATGCTTATATAAAAAGAACATCAGATTTATTACTAAATGCTCCTCTACCAAGGTCAACAGGTTATGATAATGCTATTCAAAATATTGGAGCATTAGAAAACAAAGGACTTGAGTTCAATTTAAATACAGTGAATGTAGATAAAGAGATCAAATGGAGTACTAATTTTAATATTTCATTCAATAGAAATACAGTAACAAACTTAGTTGGGCAAGAAATTTATGTTGGTAGTATCGCTGGTAGAGGTGAAGCTATTCAAATTAAGGAAGGACAACCTCTAGGATCTATTTATGGCTACGAGTTTTTAGGTGTTGACCCAACTACAGGTAATGCATATTATATGGGTGGAGATGGTAATTCTACTTTTAACCCTTCTCCTAACGATAGAAAGGTAATTGGTGATGCAAACCCTGATTTTATCTATGGTTTTACAAATACATTAACTTGGAAAGGCATTACCTTAAATGTATTTTTCCAAGGAGCTCAAGGCAACGAAATGTTGAATGCTACTAGAATTGATACTGAAGGAATGACAGATGCTAAAAGCCAATCTACTGCAGTATTAAATAGATGGAAAAGAAGCGGTGATGTAACTACAATTCCAAAGTCGAGTCCAGGAAATACAGATAACTCTAGAATTTCTACTCGCTTTGTAGAAGATGCTTCTTATCTAAGACTTAAAGCCCTAACACTTGCTTATAACTTACCAAGTGAGGTGATCAGTAAATTTAGAATGGGTTCATTTAAAGTGTATGCAACAGGAGAAAATTTATGGACGCTAACAAACTACACTGGATTTGACCCTGAAGTTAATCAAGGTGGTGGTTCGAACACTGTTTTAGGTATTGATTATGGTACTTATCCACAAACTCGAAGCATAATTATTGGAGCAAATATCACTTTCTAATTTAGACTTCTAAGACAATGAACGTAAAAAAATATATAACAATTGCTGCCTTCGTATTCGGAACGATGTCATGTGATAACTTTTTAGACTTACAACCTATTTCAGAAGAAACTTCTGATAATGCTTATAATAAAGCATCTCAAATGGAGAGTGCTCTTATAGGTGCTTATGAGACTTTTCAATCTGCAGAATATTATGTTTGGGATAACGTAGTATTTAGTGATATCCGCTCTGATAACGCGTATGCGGGAGGAGATAATCCGGAAGTATTTGAAGCTGATTTACTTACTATAACACCTATTAATTCTAGAGTATTTACAAATTGGTCTCAGATATACAATGGGATTTTAAAGGCCAACACTGTAATTGAAAAAATTGAATTAATTACTGATCCTAGTTTAAAAGAGGAGCGTAAGAACCAAATTAAAGGAGAGGCTTTATTTTTAAGAGCTTACCATTATTTTACTTTGGTAAAGTTGTTTGGTGGAGTGCCTTTAATTTTGGCGCCTACAAAATCTACAGATCCTGTAGATGTAAGAGTACCAAGGAATTCAGAAGAAGAAGTTTATCAGCAAATTATCGCAGATTTAAATCTTTCTGCACAATTATTACCAGATTTATATACAGATGATAACGGTAATGATTTAGGTGGATCAACAAATAAGGCAAGAGCTACAGCAGGAGCATCTAATGCACTTTTAGCTAAGGTGTACGCACAACATAGAGAATGGGATAATGCATTAGCAGCAATAGAAAAAGTAGAGAAATCTTCTGCAGGTTATGTTCTCTTGTCAAATTATTCAAACCTTTTTGATAGTGAGAATTACAATAATGCGGAGTCGATCTTAGAAGTACAATACTTAGGTACAGATGAAGGAAACTTTGGGCCGCAGTTATTATTACCTCCATCAATTTCTGGAGATACATGGAGAAAGTTTGTTACACCTTCGCAAGATTTAATTGCAGCTTATGATAATGAGAACGATGCAATTAGAAAAGGAGCATCAGTGTTATTCGAAAATGTTGATTGGGTAGATGAATATTGGGGAAATACAGCAGGTGCTAGTATTCCATTTTCTTACAAATGGAAAAAAGCAATGGGTTGGGCATCAACAGATCGTCCTTACCTATTAAGATATGCTGATATAGTTTTATTAAAAGCAGAAGCATTTAACGAAGTCGGAAACAGTGCAGCAGCTTTAGTACAATTAAATAAAATTAGAACGAGAGTAAATTTAGCAGCAGTTTCTTCGGGTTTATCACAAGATCAGTTAAGAGATAAAATTCTGAATGAAAGAAGATTGGAATTAGCACAAGAAGGTCACAGGTGGGATGATCTTGTTCGTCAGAATAAAGTGGTTTCTACAATGAATAATTTAGTTGAAATAGACTTGAGAACAGGTCAGAAAGTAAATTATAACATGACAGAAGCGAAGGTTTTACTTCCAATTCCTCAACAAGAGTTAGATCGTAACCCTGCTTTAGATCAAAATCCATTATAGACACTAGATAATAAAGAAATGATAAAGAAATATATCAATGTAGTGCTCTTTTTATTCTTGGCTTTTGCCGTTGGATGTGCTACAAAATCAAATATGCAGCCAGAGGGAGAATGGACACTTTCTGAAGCAGAACTAGTTTCTCCTGATGCAGATGCAACAATAGAATTAGATGAGATTTTCACAACAGAATCAATTGATTTTGAATGGAAACCTTCTGTTAATTCTGCAGATTATATTATTAAATATGCAGTAGTATTGGTAAGCGATACAGCTACGTCTTATGAAAATCCATTGATTGAGGTTGAATCAAATAACAATGGTAAAGATATAACAGCAAGTATTACGCACGAAGAAATTGATTTGGCATTAGCACAAGCGTGTTATCCTAAAGATCAAGTAGCAAAAGTAAAATGGGGTGTAAAAGCAATGTCTTTATCAGTTGTTGCTTTCTCTTCTCAACCTATCAATATTAAAAGGTTTTCTTTCGATCCTATTCCAAATAATTTATACTTAATTGGTACAGCAACAGAGGTTGGTAATAATCTAGCACAAGGGATTCCTTTAAAAGCCTTTAAAGATGCTGAAGGTAAAATGACATTCTTCGAAACCATCACTCAACTTACTAAAGACGAAACGTACGAATTTGTAAGTAGGTTAGAAGAACCTGCACTGCATTATGGTGGTGAAAATGGTTCTATTGCACTTTGTGGTGCTGAAATTACAGCTACTGAAGATGGTGTTTTTAGAGTTGGAGTTGATTTAGTTAGTAATACAATTAAACTAGAAAAGATAAATCATCTTGGTATTGTAGGAACGCCAATTGAAGGTGAATGGAGTGGAGATGTTGCTTTACCTTACCTCGGTAATGGCTTATTTCAAGATACGGTAGAACTGCTTCAAACAGGAGGATTTGTTTTAAGGATCGATGGTGATTGGGGTAGAATGTACAAACAAACTCCAGGTACTACTAGTCTATTATTTGAGCCTTATGCAGATGCAGTTGGTCTTGCAAAAGAAGATCTTCAAAATGAAAATGTTGGAAATTACATTGTATCAGCAGACTTTTTAGGAACTTCTTATAGTTACTCTTTTGAAAAAGTTGAAGTGGATATTCCTACACCAAATCCAATTGTAGCACCAGAAAGTCTTTTCTTAATTCCTAATGATGGTTCTGGAGCAGTTGAATTAGTGAAAGATAATAATGTCTTCACATCAAACTATTTAGCATTACAAGCTGCAGTAAAATATACATTGAATAGTGCTGCAGATGGTAGCGGGACATCTTATTCTTTATTGGGTAACATTGGAGAAACTGAAGACGACCCTAATGGAGACAATGTTTATGGAGCACCGTACTTTAAAGAAGAAGCTGGTGATATATCTGTAATAAGAGATCAGGCATATATGCTAACAATTGATTTTGATGCACCTACAGTTCAATGGCAATATTACAACATAAAATTATTCCATTGGGATGATAATGGTGGATGGGATGACAGAAAGGAATTACCAATGACATACGTTCACCCTTACACATTCACTTTAGAAAATACAGATTTATCGGCAGGGTTTGATTCCAAATTCTTCTCTCCTTGGGATGTAGAGTTTGGTGTTTCTGACGCGGCTGGATCTACAGATGATGCAACGGCAACAACTGGTACAACAACTAATAAAACGTTTGTAGAGGAAGGAGTAAATGTATCCAACTTCAAGTTTACATCAACAGACGGTACTTATACTGTTTCTTTAGAAATAACAAACGATTATACAGTGGGTAATTACACTGTTACACAATAAAATAACTAAAAGAGGTGAGTAGGAAACTATTCATCTCTCTTAATCACAACATATATGAGAACGGAAAAAATGAATACGTTAATTGGTTTAATTCTATTAATGGCTACTTCAATTTCAGGAATTAGCTGTGGAGACAATAATGAAAATAAAACTCCTGTACCTCCTCCACCAGTAGTGGAAGTAGATCATGTACAGTTATATGTAACTTCTAGAGATGATGTTAATGGCCAAAAAAATCAAGGATTAAGGTTGTTAGAAGATGTTGTAGCTACAGGAGAAGACGAATCTTATGTTACTTTGCGAGTAGATCAAAATCAAGTATATCAAGAAATTGACGGTTTTGGGTTTACGTTAACAGGAGGTAGTGCAATGCACATTAACTCTATGACGAGTGCAGCAAAAACGGCTTTATTACAAGAGTTATTTGGAAGAGAAGAAGGACAAGTTGGCGTTAATTACCTTAGAGTAAGTATTGCTGCGTCTGATTTAGATGCTAGTCCTTTCTCTTATGCAGAGGCAGAAGATGAAACACTTTCTAATTTTTCTATTAGTAAAGATAAAGAGCACTTAATACCAGTTTTAAAGGAGATTTTAGCAATAAACCCTTCTATTAAAATTCTAGGTACACCTTGGTCGCCTCCAACATGGATGAAATCTAATAACGCTTATAAAGGAGGTTCGTTATTAGTCGATAAGTACGCTACTTATGCAGATTATTTTGTGAAGTATATTCAAGCATATGCAGCAGAAGGTATTACAATAGATGCTATTACTGTTCAGAATGAGCCATTACATGATGGTAATAATCCAAGTTTATACATGGAGTCAGAAGAGATGGCAAAGTTTATTGCAGAACAATTAGGACCTAAATTTCAAGCAGCTAATATATCAACAAAGATAATTACGTACGATCATAACTGTGACCGTCCTGATTATCCAATTTCGATTATCAATTCTAATGCAAATCAGTATATCAATGGTTCGGCTTTTCATCTTTATGGTGGAGATATTTCTGCGTTGTCTTCTGTAAAAACAGCAGATACTTCTAAAGGAATATATTTTACAGAACAATGGGTAGGAGCAAACGAAGATTTTGGTGGTGCTTTAATGTGGCATTTTGAAAACATGTTTATTGGAGCTCCTAGAAATTGGAGTAGAAACGTTCTGGAGTGGAATTTAGCATCTGATGCTAATTTACAACCTCATACAGATGGAGGATGTACAGAATGTCTTGGCGCTTTAACTATTGAAGGAAATACAGTGAATAGAAACGTAGCCTACTATACAGTAGCACATGCATCTAAATTTATTCCTTCAGGATCTTATCGAGTTAAATCAAATAATATGGGCGATTTACCAAACGTGTCTTTTATTACACCAAATGGTAAGATTATCACTTTATTAATGAATAATTCTGATGCGCAGAAGAAATTTAATTACAAACTAACAGGAACAGACAAATCATACATCATCTCAATTCCTGCAAATAGCATTGGAACGATGGTGTATGATTCCAATACTAAAGCTTAAATAATTATTTAGTTAGTGTAAGAAATTTTTTGAGACAATTATAGACCGACATTATAATATCTTTTTCTTTCACTAACTATCTACTTAGCAGAAACTGATTTAGAAGAGGAGAGTGAAGAACCTCTCCTTTTCATCAATTTTTCACTTAAAGAAACTTTACACTACAATAATCAATTTCGATATGAAAAACATTTTTCTACTTTTTATATGTCTAATTTCCATAAACACATTTGCTACTAATGTTACATTCTCCGTAGATGTGTCTAATGAAGAGACTACGGATAAGAATATTTATGTAACAGGTGGTTTTGCAGGTTGGTCTTTAGATAATCAAATGACTGACGAAAATGCAGATGGAATTTACGAAATCACATTGGACATTTCTGAGACTACAGAATTTAAATACATTATAGGAGATTGGGAAACTCAAGAGGATATGTCTTCTAAAGGGTGTTCTCCAAATTCTAATAGAGTTTTGAACCTAGAAGGAGAAAGCGATTTAGTATTAACTACTGAAACATTTAATGAATGTAGTGAACAAACATTCTCACTAGTCACTTTTAGTGTTGATATGAGTGCTGAAACTGTTGGAGATGATGGTGTGTTTATGACAGGTTTAAACGGCTCTTGGAATCATAATGATATTCAATTATCAGACGAAGATAATGATGGTGTTTATGAAATAGCTATTTATTTAGAAAATGGATCATCTCATACTTATAATTTCATAAATGGAAACTGGGAAGATGGTAGAGAAAATTGCTCAGAAGGAAAAAATAGACAACTGAAAGTATATAATGATGATATAGTATTGTCTACTGTGACTTTTGGATCTTGTAACGATAATGTAGAGGTAGTCTTTACGGTGGATATGTCTAAT is a genomic window of Flammeovirga pectinis containing:
- a CDS encoding SusE domain-containing protein, whose product is MIKKYINVVLFLFLAFAVGCATKSNMQPEGEWTLSEAELVSPDADATIELDEIFTTESIDFEWKPSVNSADYIIKYAVVLVSDTATSYENPLIEVESNNNGKDITASITHEEIDLALAQACYPKDQVAKVKWGVKAMSLSVVAFSSQPINIKRFSFDPIPNNLYLIGTATEVGNNLAQGIPLKAFKDAEGKMTFFETITQLTKDETYEFVSRLEEPALHYGGENGSIALCGAEITATEDGVFRVGVDLVSNTIKLEKINHLGIVGTPIEGEWSGDVALPYLGNGLFQDTVELLQTGGFVLRIDGDWGRMYKQTPGTTSLLFEPYADAVGLAKEDLQNENVGNYIVSADFLGTSYSYSFEKVEVDIPTPNPIVAPESLFLIPNDGSGAVELVKDNNVFTSNYLALQAAVKYTLNSAADGSGTSYSLLGNIGETEDDPNGDNVYGAPYFKEEAGDISVIRDQAYMLTIDFDAPTVQWQYYNIKLFHWDDNGGWDDRKELPMTYVHPYTFTLENTDLSAGFDSKFFSPWDVEFGVSDAAGSTDDATATTGTTTNKTFVEEGVNVSNFKFTSTDGTYTVSLEITNDYTVGNYTVTQ
- a CDS encoding glycoside hydrolase family 30 protein, with amino-acid sequence MRTEKMNTLIGLILLMATSISGISCGDNNENKTPVPPPPVVEVDHVQLYVTSRDDVNGQKNQGLRLLEDVVATGEDESYVTLRVDQNQVYQEIDGFGFTLTGGSAMHINSMTSAAKTALLQELFGREEGQVGVNYLRVSIAASDLDASPFSYAEAEDETLSNFSISKDKEHLIPVLKEILAINPSIKILGTPWSPPTWMKSNNAYKGGSLLVDKYATYADYFVKYIQAYAAEGITIDAITVQNEPLHDGNNPSLYMESEEMAKFIAEQLGPKFQAANISTKIITYDHNCDRPDYPISIINSNANQYINGSAFHLYGGDISALSSVKTADTSKGIYFTEQWVGANEDFGGALMWHFENMFIGAPRNWSRNVLEWNLASDANLQPHTDGGCTECLGALTIEGNTVNRNVAYYTVAHASKFIPSGSYRVKSNNMGDLPNVSFITPNGKIITLLMNNSDAQKKFNYKLTGTDKSYIISIPANSIGTMVYDSNTKA
- a CDS encoding SusC/RagA family TonB-linked outer membrane protein: MTRLTTFFYSSGIWSTFLIILLTSTISFAQRNINGVVTDEEGSPIPGVTILLKNSNSGTTTDFDGHYKIQVENASSILVFSYIGMQTEEIVVANQTTINLSMLEDMMKLEELVVIGYGTQSKKDVTGSVSVIGAEDMESRPNTQVGSLLQGKVAGVQVQASSGKPSQGISMRIRGTNSINAGAEPLYVVDGVPTTDTRSISPSDIESVSVLKDASAAAIYGAQGANGVVLITTKKGTSSKPTVSLDVYGGVNEVWRTQEVLNGEQYRDLMTEMGYNTDWSKYQENTDWQNEVFQTGYTQNYQVAISGKSDKTNYYVSGGFTGAQGAVRSSEMNRANFKVNLDQEVNNWFKVGTRVSYVDYNDVDVKDNAAVNQGGVLLGALTTPAVIGVYNEDGTFTSNPFQDWENPIASTDGSKRGFNNKRFLGNFYAEVSFLDAFKFKSNIGIDNNTDKYDYFLDPYKTSYGRALNGQSIVNQNNNSYYIFDNTLSFNKLFNKHKVEALVGAVVQKYHWQSSNIERRNFASDAITTPNGGSEIAAASATEAEKSNASFLGRVNYAFKNKYLLTANIRLDGSSVFGPQNRWGVFPSFSAGWRISEEAFLEDVEFISDLKLRAGYGIVGNDNIGTYAYMGKVGSGANYPIGGIAQPGSYPASIENQKLKWEESEQTNIGIDIGLINDRVELTVDAYIKRTSDLLLNAPLPRSTGYDNAIQNIGALENKGLEFNLNTVNVDKEIKWSTNFNISFNRNTVTNLVGQEIYVGSIAGRGEAIQIKEGQPLGSIYGYEFLGVDPTTGNAYYMGGDGNSTFNPSPNDRKVIGDANPDFIYGFTNTLTWKGITLNVFFQGAQGNEMLNATRIDTEGMTDAKSQSTAVLNRWKRSGDVTTIPKSSPGNTDNSRISTRFVEDASYLRLKALTLAYNLPSEVISKFRMGSFKVYATGENLWTLTNYTGFDPEVNQGGGSNTVLGIDYGTYPQTRSIIIGANITF
- a CDS encoding RagB/SusD family nutrient uptake outer membrane protein; protein product: MNVKKYITIAAFVFGTMSCDNFLDLQPISEETSDNAYNKASQMESALIGAYETFQSAEYYVWDNVVFSDIRSDNAYAGGDNPEVFEADLLTITPINSRVFTNWSQIYNGILKANTVIEKIELITDPSLKEERKNQIKGEALFLRAYHYFTLVKLFGGVPLILAPTKSTDPVDVRVPRNSEEEVYQQIIADLNLSAQLLPDLYTDDNGNDLGGSTNKARATAGASNALLAKVYAQHREWDNALAAIEKVEKSSAGYVLLSNYSNLFDSENYNNAESILEVQYLGTDEGNFGPQLLLPPSISGDTWRKFVTPSQDLIAAYDNENDAIRKGASVLFENVDWVDEYWGNTAGASIPFSYKWKKAMGWASTDRPYLLRYADIVLLKAEAFNEVGNSAAALVQLNKIRTRVNLAAVSSGLSQDQLRDKILNERRLELAQEGHRWDDLVRQNKVVSTMNNLVEIDLRTGQKVNYNMTEAKVLLPIPQQELDRNPALDQNPL